The following proteins are co-located in the Maridesulfovibrio sp. genome:
- a CDS encoding bacteriohemerythrin — translation MGRIEWNDSLNIGVKEIDEQHRGLVQMINEILEAFAKGETDTAVDRMLGQLHEYTVVHFNAEEKYMEKIEYPHIQEHRNSHARLKGSVKSLRAARFHYEEVTPDEIKELLSGWLLEHILREDYKIVKFIKQGGAKDWSENIK, via the coding sequence ATGGGCAGGATTGAATGGAATGACAGCTTGAATATCGGGGTTAAGGAAATAGACGAGCAGCACCGAGGTTTGGTGCAGATGATAAATGAAATTCTTGAAGCCTTTGCAAAGGGTGAAACGGATACTGCGGTTGACCGGATGCTGGGGCAACTGCATGAATATACAGTCGTGCATTTCAATGCTGAAGAAAAATATATGGAAAAGATTGAATACCCCCATATTCAAGAGCATCGTAATTCCCATGCAAGGCTCAAGGGCTCTGTAAAATCTTTACGGGCTGCCCGTTTCCACTATGAAGAAGTTACCCCTGATGAGATAAAAGAGCTGCTGTCCGGTTGGCTGCTGGAGCACATCCTGCGAGAAGATTATAAAATTGTGAAGTTTATCAAGCAGGGCGGCGCAAAAGACTGGTCTGAAAATATTAAATAG
- a CDS encoding magnesium chelatase domain-containing protein, with amino-acid sequence MIAKVSCAALMGIDAFKVDLEVDLTRQGMPAFTMVGLAEGAVKESKERVFSALKNSGYRIPPSRITVNLAPADIRKAGSAYDLPLAVSLLGAAGVVDQSALEGWFLAGELSLSGGVKPVHGVLPLAIEARRKGAKGLIVSPENVNEAAVVEGLSVYGVPTLSQLVNFLIGEDNLEPATVDTDLLWSGRQSFGMDFSEVKGQEHAKRAIEIGAAGNHNLLKLYSQYPKMYQSQHA; translated from the coding sequence ATGATTGCCAAAGTTTCCTGTGCCGCCCTTATGGGGATTGATGCCTTTAAAGTTGATCTGGAAGTTGATTTGACCCGGCAGGGCATGCCTGCATTCACCATGGTCGGTCTTGCCGAGGGAGCGGTTAAGGAAAGTAAGGAACGTGTCTTTTCAGCGCTGAAGAATTCCGGTTATCGCATTCCTCCATCACGCATTACCGTAAACCTTGCTCCTGCTGATATCCGCAAGGCCGGGTCAGCTTACGACCTTCCGCTGGCCGTCTCTCTGCTGGGTGCGGCAGGCGTGGTTGACCAGTCTGCCTTGGAAGGCTGGTTTCTTGCCGGGGAACTTTCACTTAGCGGCGGAGTCAAACCTGTGCACGGGGTTCTGCCTCTGGCTATTGAAGCAAGGCGCAAGGGTGCAAAGGGTTTGATCGTCAGTCCTGAGAACGTCAATGAAGCTGCTGTGGTGGAAGGACTTTCCGTATACGGAGTTCCTACACTTTCTCAATTGGTTAACTTCCTCATCGGTGAGGATAACCTTGAACCAGCAACGGTGGATACGGACCTGCTTTGGTCCGGGCGGCAGTCCTTCGGTATGGACTTTTCAGAAGTCAAAGGACAGGAGCACGCCAAGCGGGCTATTGAGATCGGGGCGGCGGGCAACCATAATCTGCTAAAATTGTATTCGCAATACCCAAAGATGTATCAGTCCCAACATGCCTAA
- a CDS encoding radical SAM protein, which translates to MLYADSIALLNLEFNSSCNLRCQWCSLDHTKERKVMPRAVLEKVMQELSSGVFKNLRRIDLHNGGETLLHPDLPGMLSVIRRYRPSIPSSVTIGLLTNGMLLTPKVSEQICRSRAVTQVRFSIDGGSPAAFESIRKGAKWDVVRRNVQAFMDINSRSKDPVQTEIICMIPAEGLPDGGMDPEFAALLHLADKVSVRNPHNWDGSIDLGVDDSGYRVIAEQRVGEVCFLLQKNLVILPEGKVTVCCNDLNERGVFGSVLDNTLEELAAHPTRLEMIRAFKEGCKDEIELCKGCTGFYAPKPRVK; encoded by the coding sequence ATGTTGTACGCTGATTCTATTGCTTTGCTTAATTTGGAATTCAACTCTTCCTGTAACCTGCGTTGCCAGTGGTGTTCGTTGGATCATACTAAGGAACGAAAAGTCATGCCCCGTGCTGTGCTCGAAAAGGTAATGCAGGAACTGAGCTCGGGGGTATTCAAGAATCTGCGGCGCATCGACCTGCATAACGGTGGTGAAACCCTGCTGCATCCCGATCTGCCGGGGATGCTTTCCGTAATCCGTCGCTATCGGCCTTCCATTCCTTCGTCAGTAACCATCGGTCTTCTGACTAACGGCATGTTGCTGACTCCGAAAGTTTCCGAACAAATCTGCCGCAGCAGGGCGGTTACGCAGGTCCGCTTCAGCATTGACGGCGGTTCTCCAGCTGCATTTGAGTCAATTCGCAAAGGCGCAAAGTGGGACGTGGTCCGGCGAAATGTTCAGGCCTTCATGGACATTAACAGCCGTTCCAAGGATCCTGTGCAGACAGAGATAATCTGTATGATTCCGGCAGAAGGTCTTCCCGATGGCGGAATGGACCCGGAATTCGCCGCACTCCTGCACTTGGCGGATAAGGTCAGCGTGCGGAACCCGCACAATTGGGACGGCAGTATCGATCTCGGTGTTGATGACAGCGGCTACCGGGTAATTGCCGAGCAGCGTGTAGGCGAGGTTTGTTTCCTGTTGCAAAAGAATCTGGTGATCCTGCCTGAGGGTAAGGTGACAGTCTGCTGCAATGATCTTAACGAGCGCGGCGTATTTGGTTCCGTGCTGGATAACACCCTAGAAGAACTCGCCGCTCACCCCACCCGGTTGGAAATGATCCGGGCATTCAAGGAAGGGTGTAAGGATGAGATTGAGCTGTGTAAGGGGTGTACTGGATTTTATGCCCCTAAACCTAGAGTAAAATAA
- a CDS encoding cupin domain-containing protein, protein MKYQAVNFKDKLSKFQEHWSPRVIAEMNDYQFKLVKLKGEFVWHAHEDTDETFMVIEGEMDILFRDGKITLNAGEMYVIPKGIEHKPVAAEECKVMLIEPRGVVNTGNADGGELTAQNDVWI, encoded by the coding sequence ATGAAGTATCAGGCCGTCAATTTCAAGGACAAACTTTCGAAATTCCAAGAACATTGGTCCCCGCGCGTAATAGCGGAAATGAACGACTACCAGTTCAAGCTGGTCAAGCTGAAAGGAGAATTTGTCTGGCACGCCCACGAAGACACAGATGAGACCTTCATGGTCATCGAAGGAGAAATGGACATCCTCTTCCGGGACGGGAAAATTACTCTGAATGCAGGTGAAATGTACGTTATCCCCAAAGGGATTGAGCATAAGCCCGTTGCAGCAGAAGAATGCAAGGTCATGCTCATCGAACCGCGCGGAGTTGTGAATACAGGCAATGCTGATGGCGGGGAACTTACTGCTCAGAATGATGTCTGGATTTAA
- a CDS encoding AIPR family protein produces MNFEPIIRAKLAKFKNQYEYENLSDPDSFELFVNYQILHQQQPDAFWGNSDTLEVVSTGGHNDLSIDGVAVIVNGIIVKSKEDIDVICGRSHKIDIDFIFIQSKLKSRYDMGEFNNFQSGVKDFLSEEHNLPSNDKIKHLLELKEYVLRDELMPQWNDSPTVKAYFVGIEKKKDLPHIAGLSRTFNSEIQNLKTYSEASIEVIDGEGLKLICDNNENNIDITIGVLESLSLTEVENVDDSNIILCYADEFINVFKNSDGSLRKTVFSDNVRDFQGETSINKEIVKTIKEEPAKFILLNNGLTVVCDDFKPRNRTIKITNPQIVNGCQTSHVLYYAHKEGFNISGVPLVVKIISTKNSGIANQILRGTNRQNIVYNEAFETTKPFHKELEAYFEAMKFNETSYYYERRSKQFQTSLNIKQHQKINFRSLIQSFTAVFLKMPNISYKHESKLIEEVGGRIFLENQSKHPYYVAAIMLLTLEHKIINERVLRGEFKAYIHHILLVMRMLIDDSDVDINNEKAIDKHCNKIIKVMESDETLMIRSMEFFRDAKNKWIAMGHSKYGIKDNKEFLNHLLGFFSAPMVNHPPENIRTEGRVAKVGFDRYGYYYGFIDYYPTDLFFHSRTSKIDSFDNLHGKTVSFKISKNAQGRDIAIDVKPV; encoded by the coding sequence ATGAATTTTGAACCGATTATACGTGCAAAGCTAGCAAAATTTAAAAACCAGTATGAATATGAAAATTTGAGCGACCCTGACTCGTTTGAATTGTTTGTTAATTATCAAATTTTACATCAGCAACAGCCAGATGCATTTTGGGGCAATAGTGATACTCTTGAAGTTGTGTCTACCGGTGGGCATAATGACCTTTCTATTGATGGTGTAGCCGTAATAGTCAATGGCATTATTGTTAAGAGTAAAGAAGATATAGATGTTATTTGCGGTAGATCTCATAAAATAGATATAGATTTTATTTTTATACAATCAAAACTTAAGTCTCGTTATGACATGGGAGAGTTTAATAATTTCCAGTCTGGTGTAAAAGATTTTCTTTCTGAAGAACATAATTTGCCTAGTAATGATAAAATTAAGCATTTGTTAGAACTTAAAGAGTATGTTCTTAGAGATGAGTTAATGCCGCAGTGGAATGATAGTCCAACTGTAAAAGCTTATTTTGTTGGTATTGAAAAGAAGAAGGACTTGCCGCATATTGCGGGTTTGTCACGTACATTCAATAGTGAAATTCAGAATTTAAAAACATATAGTGAAGCTTCTATCGAAGTAATCGATGGTGAAGGTCTCAAGCTTATCTGTGATAACAATGAAAATAATATAGATATTACAATCGGCGTTTTGGAAAGCCTGTCACTTACCGAAGTTGAAAATGTAGATGATTCTAATATTATTTTATGTTATGCAGATGAATTTATAAATGTATTTAAAAATAGTGATGGTAGTTTAAGAAAGACTGTCTTTAGTGATAATGTTAGAGACTTTCAGGGTGAAACAAGTATTAATAAAGAAATTGTTAAAACGATAAAAGAGGAACCTGCTAAATTTATTCTTTTGAATAATGGCTTAACTGTTGTCTGTGATGATTTCAAACCTCGAAATAGAACTATAAAAATTACTAATCCTCAAATTGTAAACGGATGTCAGACGAGCCATGTTTTATACTATGCACATAAGGAAGGATTTAATATTTCTGGTGTGCCTCTTGTTGTAAAAATAATATCAACTAAGAATAGTGGGATTGCTAACCAGATTTTGCGTGGTACTAATAGACAGAATATCGTTTATAATGAGGCTTTTGAGACAACAAAGCCATTTCATAAAGAATTAGAAGCGTACTTCGAAGCAATGAAATTTAACGAAACATCATATTATTATGAAAGACGCTCTAAGCAATTTCAAACATCTTTGAATATTAAACAACATCAAAAAATAAATTTTAGGTCTTTAATTCAGTCTTTTACTGCTGTATTTTTAAAAATGCCCAATATATCGTACAAGCATGAATCAAAGCTTATAGAAGAAGTTGGTGGGAGAATTTTTTTAGAAAATCAATCAAAGCATCCTTACTATGTTGCAGCAATTATGCTGCTGACTCTTGAACATAAAATTATTAATGAACGGGTTCTTAGGGGAGAGTTTAAAGCTTATATTCATCATATTTTACTTGTCATGAGAATGTTAATTGATGATAGTGATGTTGATATCAATAATGAAAAGGCTATAGATAAACATTGCAATAAAATTATTAAAGTAATGGAGAGTGATGAGACTCTAATGATTAGGTCGATGGAGTTTTTTAGGGATGCTAAGAATAAATGGATTGCAATGGGACATAGTAAGTATGGAATTAAAGACAATAAAGAATTTTTAAACCACTTACTTGGTTTTTTCTCTGCGCCTATGGTTAATCATCCTCCTGAAAATATACGGACTGAAGGACGAGTTGCTAAAGTTGGTTTCGATCGATACGGATACTATTATGGTTTTATTGATTATTACCCAACAGATTTATTTTTCCATTCTAGAACATCTAAAATTGATTCTTTTGATAATTTACATGGAAAAACTGTAAGTTTTAAAATATCTAAAAATGCACAGGGGCGTGATATTGCTATAGATGTCAAGCCTGTGTAG
- a CDS encoding endonuclease produces MKKLSLAPILLLLLLIPAICFAGTLNSKQGNKWNQSFNKAKRTLERQVYFDHQETIYCGAEYTGNKRVIHPQGFSTSKYSKRANRIEWEHVVPAENFGRTFTEWRDGDSKCVDKRGKPFKGRKCAEKVNTEYRYMQSDMYNLYPAIGAVNAMRQNYNFTMLPDEESDFGSCSMKIENRKAEPPVNSRGRIARTYKYMEWAYPGYKMSKAQRKLMDAWDKMYPTSKWECVRAKRIQDIQGNMNPFVVCE; encoded by the coding sequence ATGAAAAAATTATCATTAGCTCCGATTCTACTACTCCTTCTCCTGATTCCGGCTATCTGCTTTGCTGGGACTTTGAACTCTAAACAGGGCAATAAATGGAACCAATCTTTCAACAAAGCAAAGAGAACTCTTGAACGGCAAGTTTATTTCGACCACCAAGAAACAATATACTGTGGTGCAGAATATACAGGTAATAAACGAGTTATTCATCCACAAGGTTTCAGTACATCCAAGTATTCTAAGAGAGCAAACAGAATTGAATGGGAACATGTCGTTCCAGCAGAGAACTTCGGACGCACTTTTACTGAATGGCGTGACGGTGATTCCAAATGTGTGGACAAAAGGGGTAAACCATTCAAGGGCCGTAAATGTGCTGAGAAAGTCAATACTGAATATCGGTACATGCAGAGTGACATGTACAATCTGTACCCGGCTATCGGTGCAGTTAATGCCATGCGCCAAAACTACAACTTCACCATGTTACCCGATGAAGAATCCGACTTTGGTTCCTGTTCTATGAAGATTGAAAACAGAAAAGCAGAACCGCCAGTGAATTCTCGTGGCAGGATCGCTAGAACCTACAAATACATGGAGTGGGCATACCCCGGATATAAGATGAGTAAGGCCCAGAGAAAACTAATGGATGCATGGGACAAGATGTACCCGACATCGAAGTGGGAATGTGTGCGAGCCAAGCGGATTCAGGATATTCAAGGTAATATGAATCCGTTTGTGGTGTGTGAGTAG
- a CDS encoding cobyric acid synthase: MKSFNDQSLKEQLAEIEAEKRKYTHGGNLRQLADRAGCPSSAIVDFSANINPLGPPAWLQQEVSRALAEVDRYPDPECSELTLAACEKFSVWPTECVAGNGASELIAAIARVGGFKRAVIPVPCYVDYERSCKLGGLKTEHIPLDPQNAFAPDFETLSSFLAASPALVFLAQPNNPTGTAFDPEELKALARKHPESRFVIDESFADFVPGLQRLAGQRPPNVITVVSMTKFYAIPGLRLGLAFASPEIIMEIKNVLPCWSVNILAQKVGLRCLRDEEYERKTIETTARLREELAQEILEVPGIRALPSQANFMLCQVQRVGMDASGLIEHLIKNRVAVRHCDNFDGLDSTYFRIAVRTEEENRILLDGLRSFSGMEVAAPKPKKTPALMIQGTCSNAGKSILAAAFCRIFLQDGFKVAPFKAQNMSLNSFVTDDGLEMGRAQVTQAAACKMSPDVRMNPVLLKPGSDIGSQVIVMGKPVGNMKVQKYVEYKPTAFEAVKDAYDSLSSDVDVMVIEGAGSPAEINLKQHDIVNMAMADYAEAKVIITGDIDRGGVFASLAGTMDLLEPKERELVCGFLLNKFRGDASLLTPALDFTLSHTGKPVLGTIPYIVNLGLPDEDSVSFKEDLKKSGSDSKRKDCVDVVCIDLPRISNFTDLDSLKGEPDVNLRVVDTPDDLGNPDAIILPGSKSTLSDLAYLRESGLAEAVKGLRDKAVIVGICGGFQMLGQFISDPDEIESGGSAEGLGMLPLQTTLAPEKTLTRTIGMHSQSKLEVVGYEIHHGKTEPLLPTVRAAIVPQGITGGVPISKVLGFGSKSGLIWGTYLHGIFDADEFRRWFVDSLRVRKGLPKLGKVQSVFNMEEGLDRLASVVRENVDMNAVYTALGFNI; this comes from the coding sequence ATGAAGTCTTTTAACGATCAGTCCTTAAAAGAACAACTTGCTGAAATTGAAGCTGAAAAAAGGAAATATACCCACGGTGGTAATTTGCGCCAATTGGCGGACAGGGCCGGGTGTCCTTCCTCTGCTATTGTGGATTTTTCTGCCAATATCAATCCGCTGGGACCTCCTGCATGGTTGCAGCAGGAAGTGAGCAGGGCTCTTGCCGAAGTGGATCGTTATCCTGACCCGGAATGTTCGGAACTTACCCTTGCCGCCTGTGAAAAGTTTTCGGTCTGGCCCACGGAGTGCGTGGCCGGGAACGGTGCTTCAGAGTTGATTGCGGCAATTGCACGGGTGGGTGGATTCAAGCGGGCAGTTATCCCGGTTCCCTGTTATGTTGATTATGAGCGTTCCTGTAAGCTTGGCGGGCTGAAAACTGAGCATATTCCGCTTGATCCGCAAAATGCTTTTGCACCTGATTTTGAGACTCTTTCGTCTTTTCTTGCTGCTTCTCCGGCATTGGTTTTTCTGGCTCAACCTAACAATCCTACCGGTACAGCCTTTGATCCCGAAGAACTCAAGGCACTGGCCCGCAAGCATCCTGAATCCCGGTTTGTGATTGATGAATCCTTTGCCGATTTTGTGCCGGGACTGCAGCGGCTGGCCGGGCAACGCCCGCCCAACGTAATTACCGTTGTTTCCATGACCAAATTTTATGCTATCCCCGGCTTGCGGCTGGGGCTGGCATTTGCTTCGCCTGAGATCATCATGGAGATCAAGAATGTGCTGCCCTGCTGGTCTGTGAATATTCTGGCTCAGAAGGTCGGTCTGCGTTGCCTGCGCGATGAGGAATACGAGCGCAAAACAATTGAGACTACGGCCCGCTTGCGTGAAGAGTTGGCGCAGGAAATTCTGGAGGTTCCCGGTATCAGGGCTTTGCCTTCGCAAGCGAATTTCATGCTTTGTCAGGTTCAGCGGGTGGGCATGGATGCTTCCGGGCTCATTGAGCACCTGATCAAGAATCGTGTAGCTGTACGCCATTGCGATAACTTTGACGGATTGGATTCCACTTATTTCCGCATTGCCGTGCGTACAGAAGAAGAAAACCGGATCCTCCTAGATGGATTGCGTTCTTTCTCCGGTATGGAAGTTGCCGCTCCCAAACCTAAAAAGACCCCGGCCCTCATGATTCAGGGCACCTGCTCCAATGCCGGTAAATCAATTCTTGCTGCGGCCTTCTGCCGCATCTTCTTACAGGATGGCTTTAAAGTCGCTCCGTTTAAAGCCCAGAATATGTCACTCAATTCTTTTGTTACTGATGACGGTCTGGAAATGGGCAGGGCGCAGGTTACTCAGGCCGCGGCCTGTAAGATGTCGCCGGATGTACGCATGAATCCGGTCCTCCTAAAACCGGGGAGTGACATAGGTTCGCAGGTTATTGTTATGGGTAAGCCCGTGGGCAATATGAAGGTTCAGAAGTACGTGGAGTACAAGCCCACCGCTTTTGAGGCGGTAAAGGATGCTTACGATTCCCTGAGCAGCGATGTTGACGTGATGGTTATTGAAGGTGCGGGAAGTCCTGCGGAGATTAACCTTAAGCAGCACGATATCGTAAACATGGCCATGGCTGATTATGCCGAAGCCAAGGTAATCATCACTGGGGATATTGACCGGGGCGGCGTATTCGCCTCCCTTGCCGGGACCATGGATTTACTGGAGCCGAAAGAAAGGGAGTTAGTCTGCGGATTTCTTCTCAATAAATTTCGCGGGGATGCTTCTCTTTTGACCCCGGCCCTTGATTTTACGCTCAGCCATACCGGAAAGCCCGTGCTTGGGACTATCCCGTATATAGTTAATCTCGGTTTGCCGGATGAGGATTCTGTCTCATTCAAGGAAGATTTGAAAAAATCAGGATCCGACAGCAAACGTAAAGACTGTGTTGATGTGGTCTGCATTGACCTGCCGCGTATTTCCAATTTTACGGATCTTGATTCACTCAAGGGTGAGCCGGATGTAAACCTGAGAGTTGTTGATACCCCTGATGACCTCGGAAACCCTGACGCGATAATTCTTCCGGGCAGCAAGTCTACTCTTTCCGACCTTGCCTATCTGCGTGAATCAGGGTTGGCAGAAGCAGTGAAAGGACTGCGTGATAAAGCTGTTATTGTAGGCATCTGTGGCGGTTTCCAGATGCTGGGTCAGTTCATAAGTGACCCGGATGAAATTGAATCGGGTGGTTCTGCTGAAGGATTGGGGATGTTGCCGTTGCAGACCACTCTTGCCCCGGAAAAGACCCTGACTCGAACCATAGGCATGCATTCCCAGAGCAAGCTGGAAGTTGTCGGTTATGAAATTCATCACGGTAAGACCGAGCCGTTGTTGCCCACAGTGCGGGCGGCCATTGTCCCGCAAGGCATTACCGGGGGAGTTCCGATTTCCAAGGTTTTGGGATTCGGCTCCAAGTCCGGTTTGATTTGGGGAACTTACCTGCACGGCATCTTTGATGCCGATGAATTCAGGCGCTGGTTTGTTGATTCACTTCGCGTCCGCAAAGGACTGCCCAAGCTGGGCAAGGTGCAGTCTGTTTTCAATATGGAAGAGGGGCTTGACCGTCTCGCTTCCGTGGTACGCGAGAATGTGGACATGAATGCAGTCTATACTGCCCTCGGTTTTAATATCTAG